The DNA segment GGAAAGGAGAAGTTTTTGAAAACTTTCCTCCTCAAAATTCAAAACTGAGAGAAAATGATCATTAGGTCACTTCTATTAAAGCAAACTAAATAAACTGGATCCTTCAATAAACATGGCCGCCAGTTGGGCCTGTTTTCCAAATAAGACTATATAGAACCAAAAGTCAGAATTCAGAACAATTTGATTCAAAAACCTAATCCCATTATCATGATTGCAAAGAAATTTCATATCCCTTCATTTTTGACCTGTTTTTGCAATAACAATGACCTTGTCTATAACCTTTGAATTATTTTTGGAACTACAGCAATAAACAGCAACTGAATTAGGACCAAATGTACAGTTATGGTCACCTTGTGGATGCTGGAGTGCACCAGGTCACAGACAATTGCACATGTACAGCCTATGGTGACCTTGAGGATGCTGGAGTGCACCAGGTCACAGACAACTACACATTTAAAAAGAATAGAATTTgtcaatgtttaaacatatggAACACTTGATTCATTTATAAGACAAGAATATGAgaatcttccatggccgagggtgtaagataggttcatcccaactcCAGCGAAGGGTGTTTTTCAGCAATGAGGTTTACCAAGGACATCTCACGCCATCAGTCAGCCTTGATGCTTTTCATCCTACCTaagtgaaacaaaatatttggttaTTCTTTGGAGAAACAGTATCAATCTCTAAATGAACAGCACAACACCTTGtaatattgaattttttatttcaattttaaagttttcatcatTATGACATACGATAACTTCATTCAAAATGGGagatttgtacaaaaataatcatATCCATGTAGCTGCATAAGATATGAGTGAGAAAATGATTCACATAAAATTAATCTCTAAAATGCAATTTACATCAGCCACTTTACGCACAGGTTGTGtgtatgcaaaaccataacaGTTCTTAAAATAGTCTAGAAATAGTAACTTTAAAAGAAGACTTGtagccttttaataaaaaagttaatatttttttcaaaatgactttCATTGTCTACAGATATATAGATATTTGCAGTTTATTGGCTTACGTTCAATAGTAGAAACATTGATCATTCCAGTTATCTGAATATGAGTACTGATCTACTAGGGAGTATTTAATCCTTAGCAAAGCTTATAAACTCTACCTAATATTAATGGCTGATGTAAAATTTATGATTAGCAAAGCCATACCGTTAAGTCAATACATAGTGATGATATGGTATGAATGTGTACGAGTCAGGACTCTTCTTTtgacagttttgtttttgttaacagGCTAATTGCAGTGTCTTTACTCTGAAAACTGTCCTGTAACCTTAAGTATCATAGTCGCATcaatgtgtaaaataaatgaaattaacacCAAGAAATCAGTGAAcaacttataattatttgaGACAAACTTTGTATCATGCAGTTACATTTTTCGTTgatttattaaagttattatacTTCAAGTCGTTAAGGCTTTATAGCTGGGTCATGCCATAATGCAGTCAATGGCGCAGGCGCAGACTTTCATAAGCTCACAATGACTCTGAAGCTATTAGTATCTTGACATTTTTCTCAAACATGATTGCAAAAATGGACCCTTCTagttagggctattccatttaaacatataacccacggggggaagacacttttaaattatgccaccACCCTACaaaagcaaatttacccttgtggggtccaaattagcgaaaaaagacacccgcctatatactttttaaataattgcctttccCCAGggattatatgttttactggaaaagCCCTTAAAAGCATTCTAGAAATAGAAAATCAATTCATGGAAATAGAATCTCATACATGCAAATGACtttgcaaacaaaattatattttaaacaattcaccATTGAAGTAATGCGTGAGGTTAATGCAGAAGGCACCATAACcttctatattttaatgtcactTGGTAACCTACGGTTTTACCCCACCAATTGTGTTCATACtgatgtacagtcgaaccccgttggctcgaactcagagggaccggcgaaaataccacGAGCCTTAGAAAAATCGATCCGTCTACTTTCAGTATagagaaatcggtcctttacatttagttcgagccaacgaggattttGTGCCAAACGAGTTTGAACCAACAGGGTttgactgtacatgtatttatttacaaaaaatatgaatcatTTCAAACagacaaatgtcaaaatgaatCAATTTAGACAAAcacatttgaattaaataacaataaatatcacACTAGTATGCACTGTATTACAATCAGATGAAAGCACTTgttttgttcaataataaaatacatatttataaggAGTAAAAGTGACTTGTGAGTATGAAATGTCCATAGATATGGAAACAAAAATAAGCATTCATATTGACACACATGTACAAAAGGAGGTTTACAGTTATAAAGTACtaggccaaaaaaaaacaagaaaaaaaatgcatggttCAGGTAACATTTCTTAAAAGGGATAAAAAATAACCAGCCCACTGTTTATAGATTTAACGCTTTCTTTGTTGTTGTACAGGTTATTGTACAGTTTATGTTCACAGTGtcacacaaaaaaatgattgtgaAGCTACTAGTGTTTTGCATGTgaatagaaatgtttttatcGGCTCAgtcaatttttattttccaaaaaaattgtgtctgaaaataattgttatagGGGGATTTGTGGGGATGATTAGGTGGTTTGGGTTACCTGAGCCATATTTTTTGCCGCAGAGCAATAAATATGAAGTTTGATCAACAGCATCTTCGGCAACCATGGTACTTTCTttcgttacacttcatacataccgtgggacaattgactgacaatctcgttttaatgaatatgcataaggcaggagagacaactcttcttccaatgaattcccATGTTACACTTAAATATTGTGCAATAACTTTACAGTGTCAGTAACCTCCGTGGCCGTGGGTACTTGACTACTACCAAATATTATTGTTCAACTACGGCATTCGCCAGAATGTTTTTTCAACCGAAAGCATCTGGTACTTCACAGAACCAAtaaaactgcctcattaattattcatgattacgagattttcctaGACAAATTGCCCACGGTACACAATGAAGCATAGCGTAGTGGGTATCGGGGGAATCCGACGATGGATCAACAGCAACAAGTTCTAGCTGTCACAACCAAATTAAGATAAATGgtgaagtaaaaataaaaaaatggttatttttatttcatgatttgtAAAGGactttatatcaatatacattttgttttgatctgAACTTTTGTTATGCCAATCAAATAAAATCTCATTAGCAATACTTAAACACAGCatcatataatatacaaaatgttaGGGTATTATGATCAGAGCAAACCTAAGGTAAGTcaagtattttttaataaacgaGTTTTTATATTCACATAATTTGACATAAACAATTCATAATGCCAGAAAAATCACATAATTACCTTTTATAGACAGTAATTGGTTATAAAATAGGTTTGccaattattattgtaatggtGACAAATTCGGTAATACACAGAGACCTATagaaaaaattataattttcagcTGATAAGCcactgataaatgtttttccTGTGTTTGCTATTCAAGTTGCTACTAAGAAAAAagcttttctaaaaaaaaaattcagataAAATGGAGAAACAAATGttggttaaagaaaaatattcaaccataatcaaaataatcacaaaaatatcatatgaaaatattcaacCCTGGAGATACTgtacactaaaacaaaaattgaaaaaaagcaCATAATGACGTCATGCTTGCTACAACAGCTGACTAGCGGCACTTTGGCTAAGGTAAACGATGGCTCCAACAAAGTTCACGCCCGCAGCTAATACAAACACAGGCAGCCATCGACCTCCACTGCTGGTCACTAACTCTGCTGTGAGTGGCCCGCAGAGTATACCAGGGATTGTtgcctgaaaaaaaaaactaacattgatatttgcatttggttaaaaatgtttttttcctagACGGGAATAAACAAATTATCAGTTTTGCTATGACAAATCACACAATGCTTgttgaaagagaaaaaataaaaagttctCAAATTTTGAATGTAATGTTTTCAcacataaatttatttatgcattttttgaaaattgcatttacaatttttttttaaatgatggtcAGATCTTAACTTGAAACACTAAAAGCTTTTGGTGAAAATTATAACTTTTATAAggtcaatatattttatgaccttaatattaataagaaacgccgcaatgcgacgaaaccagatTTGCAATGAAGAACTTCAGTATTCGTTGTGAGATTTagtttcaactattttatttttagtataagtgaccttgatcctacgGGCCCCCAAATGCAAAGGTTAaactttgtataaacaaaaaccGCGTACAAGAGTATTTGAGATGGCAAACGTGATGCCGGCATGACTGGGCGCAACCTCCGCGTGGTTACTGAGATGACCAGATGAGTTACAGGCACTTAGACCAAGGCAGATGGTCACAAAActggaaacaaaacaaaataattaaatgctGAAAAGGCAAAGAAATGttactttatataataatagCTGACATACATAAACACAATAGAGCTGTAAAGCGAACACAGGTGCATGTCTGTTATAGTTGGAGGATTTTCAGTAGAAAAAGAGATATTATCTGACAATAAATCAAGCCAGAGTTATCAGCCTTACCTAGCAAGTGTGTATTGTCTCTTGCACCATGTTACCAACATCTTCAATGGTTTTTAGCTATGACTAAACATATGTTCGCacataaattcaattttggTTCTATAATTTAAATTTGGCGACTGTAATCatgtattatctttattataacaatttattgATCTGTTCATAAACagattaattattaaaatcagaaaGGGAGGCAAAGTCTAGCACAGTTTAGGAAAATGCTAGTGATCAATAACCAGTATAGGCAATAAGGGCGGCCTTTCTTTTTCAgctttgacaaaaaaaacaaaagaaacgaAGCGGCAAAATTgtatttacttgaaaaaaaacaacacatacatgtttcCATCAAGTATATGAGGCATTTGTAACTTATTTTAGTACAGAAGGTTGCTCCACATGCTATGagtttatattcattaatttaagCGGGCTGTTGCGCGATAAGTGGCCCTTATGCTAATAATGTCCCTCGATTACATCTCAGGCCATTATGAGTCACTTGTGCCAATTATCATGCAAAGGAAGGCTCCGTCATGATAAGCCTGTATATAATGTAATACTTACAAAACAGCTAACGGCAAGTTATATACAGCAGAGAAGAAAAGAATGAAGACACCGGGCCCCAGAAGGCCAATACTGGTCATGAGACGGCGCACAGACAACACAGTCCACTTGTAACGGCTGATGAGGGAATCGGCGCAGTGACCCGCCACTAAAATATATATGCCTTGTGAAATAACttgaaacaattgaattaatatcaatatcagGGCCCACGAGGCAGATATTAGTCATGAGTCTGAGCAAAGACAACACAGCCAACATGTATTTATAGATGAGGCAATCAGTGCGTTAACCAATCACTGCAATACTGCCCGTGCAATAAGTAGCATGCAGAAAAATTACAATGActtttcaatatacatgtacacacactACTTAATTGCATCTGAAATTTGTTAAGATTGACGTTGGCGTGACAATATGATACAAAACACTTTAATACTACACCCAACCTTTGTGgttgtaattatatataacttgcaTGATTGTTTATTACTTCAATAACTGAGCCAGTGGATGCAGTATCCATAATTTAATGGACATTAAGGGTACCATACATACCAACACCGACAACAGAGTTCATCACATAGGGAACAGCGGTAAGCATGATATGTGTCTGGTCGGCCCCGAGGGTGCGTGTGAGATACGTTGGTAGCCAGTGCATTATGATGTAGTTGGACCAGTTCATGGAGAAGTGGGCAATGTAGATGGACCACAGCGGCCAGTGGCTAACAAACTCTCGCCAGTTcacattgttattgtttacCTGTGAATATTGCATAGTGAGATCAGGCCCTTACACATTGGTATTGTTTACCTGTGAAGATGTCATAGTGAGATCAGGCCCTTACACATTGGTATTGTTTACCTGTGAAGATGTCATAGTGAGATCAGGCCCTTACACATTGGTACTACAGAGTACCATATAATTATTGATAGCCATACTGGAACggattcccaacactaatacTTATATGGTTACTAGTTGGCAGAGCTCTTACAAAGCAGTTACCCTTTCCTTCAAAGAGAAGTGACCACATCAACTAACCCTAGTAAGTATTACGTTATAATTTACCAGTAGAAAGGCGTATCTAGGAGGCTATGAATATAAGAGTTAAAAGTGGTATCAATGAAGGAAATGGTTAAGGATAAATAACAACTCTACCGGTATTTCAACATGCCCCTGCTACTAATTGTACAGTAAGCTTGAGAATATGGTACAACACAGTATCACCAAACCCTTATGATTGAAATCATACGTAACTCACACTTTGCTATCATCATGTATTATAGTGTTCAATCTCCATACTGCGGGTAATGTTTGCGTAAGTTCTACAAGGGGGGCTTTTAGTCTTTATAGTTTAAAAACGGTAAAATAAATGGATTGATATCATtgcaaaacacaaacatatggTATTAATGGAACTGCTGTAGAATTATAAAATTCCTCAAAATAATTACAGTAGCATTTAACAGACCTGTGTTACATAATTTTCAGTGTTATCTTCTGTTTTATCTACTCGGTGCAAAATCAACAGTCAATGAAATGGTTaaatttaagttgaatttaagGTTAAggtacaattttaatttaagatgaTTCTGTAGTGTGGCTCCAGGCtccaaatatcacaaatatacttaaattattCTTAGATTTCTTCTGGTTTTTTTTGGTGATGTTTGGGTCAGTTCTCAagtgtaatgaaataaattttgagtgataaatcttcaatttcttactaaataatgcatttatggaaaaaataattactgatagGAAGTTtataatcgtgtatttaatagctgaaaacgcaaaaatattatatgattggtgaatgctaaaagatttactgtgatctacaattgtctcataaggtagaaatacggtattttttctgcatctttctttcaaattaaacacagtatccttcataataactcttgttttacaattttattaaatatggaatcttatttgggagtaattgtgcatctttaagtaaaatCTTACTTTTGGAGGTTCAACAAATTCCTCAATATCGCCAGCTTTGGGGTCTGTATAGGAATATAGCCACACGCACACCCATAGAAAACCTACTGagccaaacaaataaaacatccaACGCCAGGTCAGGTGGGGACATAtctacaatgtaaatatatacatatacaaataaaatgaagtatccAATGTTGGCACAACaatgaatacttttttcttaaatatttttcagatgaATAACAATTTATCTACCTAATCTGACATGTGAGGAAGCTGGTGACAAGGCTTGCCAACAAAATCAGCCATTTAGCACATGTGAAATTTTCCTAAATCTAATTGCCAATTTCCCATTAGTTTCGATAAATTTGGAGGTTTAACGTGATTATCCGCACTCTTCCTTTACAGCTGCGATTTCATTTAATGCCTGGCAATTGCAGGAGGGCAAATACAGGCCACAGCACATTTCAACATTTCGCATGGTGTACTTCATATCACAGCATTTACAGGCCACAGCACATTTCACAAAGTGTACATACCACGGATGCAACAGTTTGTCCTATTGAACCGAAGGCCACAAGATACCCAAACGCTCTTGATCGCTCTTCACTGGGAATGCCGTGGGAAAATAT comes from the Mya arenaria isolate MELC-2E11 chromosome 13, ASM2691426v1 genome and includes:
- the LOC128214609 gene encoding sialin-like gives rise to the protein MINKPSHTLWLCCMANFINAADRVIMPIAIVPMTDEFKWDMHGQGWVLSSFAVGYISSQVIGASATRKYGGKNMLTLSVFLWSLSTFLVPLFAHSLYSLILGRVILGLGEGFGLPTMFHIFSHGIPSEERSRAFGYLVAFGSIGQTVASVICPHLTWRWMFYLFGSVGFLWVCVWLYSYTDPKAGDIEEFVEPPKVNNNNVNWREFVSHWPLWSIYIAHFSMNWSNYIIMHWLPTYLTRTLGADQTHIMLTAVPYVMNSVVGVVAGHCADSLISRYKWTVLSVRRLMTSIGLLGPGVFILFFSAVYNLPLAVFFVTICLGLSACNSSGHLSNHAEVAPSHAGITFAISNTLATIPGILCGPLTAELVTSSGGRWLPVFVLAAGVNFVGAIVYLSQSAASQLL